One stretch of Paenibacillus sp. FSL R5-0341 DNA includes these proteins:
- a CDS encoding cytochrome ubiquinol oxidase subunit I, translating to MDPIMLSRIQYALTTIFHFFFVPLSIGLVLLVAIMETLYVVKGKEIYKTMAKFWGKLFLINFAVGVVTGILQEFQFGMNWSEYSRFVGDVFGAPLAIEALLAFFMESTFIGLWIFGWDRLSKKVHLACIWLVFVGTFLSALWILAANSFMQHPVGFEINNGRAEMNDFFALITNGQLLVEFPHTIFGALMTGAFVVTGISAYKLMKKQDVEIFRKSFNIAIIIALVSSFGVAFSGHFQAQYLVETQPMKMAASEGTWTTTEDPAPWTVVAFIDPDKQENTGEIKIPGLLSYLSYSKFSGSVKGMKELQAEYEQTYGPGDYIPPVRTTFWSFRIMIAAGGLMIALALYGTFLAMRKKLEVAGKWFMRLMVFAISLPFIANTSGWIMTEVGRQPWTVFGYMTTEAGVSPNVSAGMILFSTIAFTAAYTVLGIVMVYLFVREIKAGPFAVEKPEDHDESADPFGVDGGYSVVTK from the coding sequence ATGGATCCGATTATGTTATCGCGTATCCAATATGCACTTACAACGATTTTCCATTTCTTTTTTGTGCCGCTATCCATCGGTCTTGTGCTGTTGGTTGCGATTATGGAGACGTTGTACGTTGTTAAGGGTAAGGAGATCTACAAAACGATGGCCAAGTTCTGGGGCAAACTGTTCCTGATTAACTTTGCCGTCGGGGTAGTCACAGGTATTCTGCAAGAGTTTCAGTTCGGTATGAACTGGTCAGAGTACTCCCGATTTGTCGGGGATGTGTTCGGTGCGCCACTGGCTATTGAAGCCCTATTGGCGTTTTTTATGGAGTCTACATTTATTGGATTGTGGATATTTGGGTGGGATCGTTTGTCCAAAAAAGTGCATCTGGCCTGTATCTGGCTGGTGTTCGTTGGCACATTCCTGTCCGCGCTGTGGATTCTGGCGGCCAATTCATTTATGCAGCATCCTGTCGGGTTTGAGATTAACAACGGCCGAGCCGAGATGAATGATTTCTTTGCACTCATCACGAATGGTCAGCTTCTCGTTGAGTTCCCACATACAATCTTTGGGGCATTGATGACAGGGGCATTCGTCGTAACGGGTATTAGTGCCTACAAATTGATGAAAAAGCAGGATGTGGAGATCTTCCGCAAATCGTTTAATATTGCGATCATTATCGCTCTGGTTTCTTCATTCGGCGTTGCTTTCTCCGGTCACTTCCAGGCGCAATATCTGGTGGAGACACAGCCGATGAAGATGGCAGCCAGTGAGGGCACATGGACGACGACAGAAGATCCGGCACCATGGACGGTGGTCGCTTTTATTGATCCGGATAAACAGGAGAATACGGGCGAGATCAAAATCCCCGGATTGCTCAGTTATCTGTCCTACAGTAAGTTCTCCGGTAGTGTCAAAGGCATGAAGGAGCTTCAAGCTGAGTATGAACAGACGTACGGACCAGGGGACTATATCCCTCCAGTACGTACAACGTTCTGGAGTTTCCGCATCATGATTGCAGCGGGTGGTTTGATGATTGCACTGGCGCTATACGGTACGTTTCTGGCCATGCGCAAGAAGCTGGAGGTCGCTGGGAAGTGGTTTATGCGTCTGATGGTGTTTGCCATCTCCCTGCCGTTTATCGCCAATACATCAGGTTGGATTATGACCGAGGTCGGAAGGCAGCCATGGACAGTATTTGGCTATATGACAACTGAAGCCGGGGTCTCACCGAATGTATCCGCAGGAATGATCTTGTTCTCGACCATTGCTTTTACCGCTGCGTATACGGTTCTCGGAATCGTGATGGTATACCTGTTCGTACGTGAGATCAAAGCCGGACCGTTTGCGGTCGAGAAGCCGGAAGATCACGATGAATCGGCCGACCCGTTCGGCGTGGATGGAGGTTATTCCGTTGTCACTAAGTGA
- a CDS encoding glycosyltransferase, which translates to MMLDPKKRRQQVNGPMVHRDIRTETTYTPTETVDRTHTDALGNGDQTSDHAQPTPSTRSQIHHWGDVQGQGEQDAAVSQEETNVFEEPFSIRRVRKSKGNKLTAMLQVRNERGRYLEEVLHDLSEFVDEIVIVDDASTDGTPDICKAYPKVVRLEVLEKPLFAEEWRLRNTLWQAAAGTRPDWLLSVDADELYSTEAKKAIRTLINQEYADWFAFRFYDMWGGRTHYREDDLWCLHKRHTASLVRYMPGYPYFYPQQNHHVPRLPLSCTVLPGISTELKVQHLGWAGSLEDRVRKYLRYKRIDPSGEWGNLAHYESILDPEPRLLPWKEGQ; encoded by the coding sequence ATGATGCTGGACCCGAAGAAGCGTAGACAACAGGTGAATGGGCCGATGGTGCACAGGGATATCCGAACCGAAACCACTTATACGCCAACGGAAACAGTCGATCGGACACATACAGACGCATTGGGAAATGGCGATCAAACGTCGGATCATGCACAACCAACGCCGAGCACTCGAAGCCAAATTCATCACTGGGGCGACGTACAAGGTCAGGGAGAACAGGATGCTGCTGTATCACAAGAGGAAACAAATGTTTTCGAAGAGCCATTCTCCATTCGTCGGGTTCGCAAAAGCAAAGGCAACAAACTGACCGCCATGCTCCAGGTTCGCAATGAACGTGGCCGATACCTTGAAGAGGTACTGCATGATCTGAGTGAGTTCGTGGATGAGATCGTGATTGTGGACGATGCAAGCACAGACGGAACCCCGGACATATGCAAAGCCTATCCGAAGGTGGTCCGGCTGGAAGTGTTGGAGAAACCGCTGTTCGCCGAGGAATGGCGGCTTCGCAATACCTTATGGCAAGCGGCTGCGGGAACACGTCCCGACTGGTTGCTCTCGGTTGATGCGGATGAGCTATACAGCACAGAGGCCAAGAAAGCCATACGCACTCTGATTAATCAGGAGTATGCGGACTGGTTTGCATTTCGTTTCTACGATATGTGGGGTGGCCGGACCCACTACCGGGAAGATGATCTCTGGTGTCTGCATAAACGGCACACCGCTTCACTTGTACGGTATATGCCTGGATATCCTTATTTTTATCCACAGCAGAATCATCATGTTCCCCGCCTTCCCTTGTCCTGCACTGTATTGCCTGGGATCAGCACGGAGCTGAAGGTTCAGCACCTCGGTTGGGCCGGCAGCCTGGAAGATCGGGTTCGTAAATACTTGCGCTACAAACGTATTGATCCGAGCGGTGAGTGGGGAAATCTTGCACACTACGAGTCGATCCTCGATCCGGAACCTCGGCTGCTTCCCTGGAAGGAGGGACAGTGA
- a CDS encoding glycosyltransferase family 4 protein, giving the protein MGVVSILTHSFTDGYNREFGRVFGGGLERYILDLCSVIRGLGHIPEVHQLSYFEAFQTRTEQIDVFGYAYDMNDVPEAFDRMAAAARGPVIYASCLWQPITYKPGSLGICHGINWDRPGLPLDTKQQVAEHIQLALDGLVRIVSVDSHFQTFCRAACTYTDPRQVVLIPNAVDTSYFTPAPPTRTLEQEQEDEWLAAWKTDLASHEEKADAVISGVQAVESKGGAGGDGTNRGRANDILIEADADYQVNGPIRGQVEKKAVDVSLTPPRPIRIIYPRRISMERGIIPMMLAADKLLGAFPDLEIEFAGELVEGSTVGRAFRYWHRTHPHAARINQRTYDFRDIRVAYHQADIAVIPTVFSEGTSYACLEAMSCGLPVIASNVGGLNDLIQDGFNGLLVPPGEQELTAALVRLVQDRAERERLGIYARETALSYDLTRWRSRWSTVLESFLAETGLKEGIRG; this is encoded by the coding sequence ATGGGCGTGGTGAGTATTCTGACACATAGCTTCACCGATGGGTACAATCGGGAATTTGGCCGGGTATTTGGCGGTGGACTGGAGCGCTACATTTTGGATCTGTGCAGTGTCATCCGTGGGCTCGGGCACATTCCCGAGGTTCATCAGCTCTCTTATTTTGAGGCGTTTCAGACGCGTACGGAGCAGATTGATGTATTTGGCTATGCATATGACATGAATGATGTGCCCGAAGCCTTTGACCGGATGGCCGCCGCGGCACGCGGACCTGTGATCTATGCGAGCTGTCTGTGGCAACCCATCACCTACAAACCAGGCAGTCTTGGCATCTGTCACGGCATTAACTGGGATCGTCCCGGTCTGCCATTGGATACCAAACAACAAGTAGCAGAACACATTCAGCTGGCTCTGGATGGACTTGTGCGCATCGTGTCTGTGGATTCCCATTTCCAGACCTTTTGCCGAGCCGCTTGTACCTATACCGATCCAAGGCAGGTTGTCCTCATTCCCAATGCAGTGGATACGTCCTATTTCACACCAGCCCCGCCAACGCGGACCTTAGAGCAGGAACAGGAAGACGAATGGCTTGCTGCATGGAAGACCGATCTGGCGAGTCATGAGGAGAAGGCTGATGCAGTTATATCAGGGGTGCAAGCTGTAGAGAGCAAGGGTGGAGCGGGTGGTGATGGAACGAACAGAGGTAGGGCTAACGATATTCTAATAGAAGCAGATGCTGACTACCAGGTTAATGGTCCAATTCGGGGACAGGTTGAAAAGAAAGCTGTGGATGTAAGTTTGACCCCTCCCCGCCCAATTCGCATTATATATCCGCGCCGCATCAGCATGGAACGCGGCATTATTCCGATGATGCTGGCAGCAGATAAGCTATTGGGTGCTTTTCCAGATCTGGAGATTGAATTTGCCGGGGAACTGGTCGAAGGCAGTACGGTCGGGAGAGCCTTCCGTTATTGGCATCGTACTCACCCACATGCAGCGAGAATTAACCAGCGCACGTATGATTTCCGGGATATTCGGGTGGCCTACCATCAGGCAGATATCGCCGTAATTCCAACCGTTTTCTCAGAGGGCACCTCCTATGCCTGTCTGGAAGCGATGAGCTGTGGACTTCCAGTAATCGCCTCCAATGTTGGCGGATTGAATGATCTGATTCAGGACGGGTTTAATGGGCTGCTGGTACCTCCTGGTGAGCAGGAACTCACCGCCGCACTGGTTCGTCTCGTACAGGATCGGGCAGAGCGAGAACGACTGGGAATCTATGCGCGCGAGACTGCACTGTCCTATGATCTAACCAGGTGGCGGAGCCGGTGGAGCACGGTGTTGGAATCTTTTTTGGCAGAGACAGGATTGAAGGAGGGAATTCGCGGATGA
- a CDS encoding class I SAM-dependent methyltransferase, giving the protein MMDTPKATEFMESRYIRQSDPKTDTLVFPLHPAWWSRPYEYEWARRFARPDDVVLDAACGISHPFKFWLAEHCREVHACDWDERILSEEAIRLDIAADFGEQAAQDLPESTLVRLHRSKANLAQLPYESGKFDRVFCISVLEHLDTGTMLRAFREFARVLKPNGQLIATFDVPEMRPDLLETIMAVTGLTIEDKLNVEEPDDAIWSDMYGTPIRCFRAVICKG; this is encoded by the coding sequence ATGATGGATACGCCCAAGGCAACGGAATTCATGGAATCAAGATACATTCGGCAAAGTGACCCTAAAACGGACACACTGGTCTTCCCCTTGCATCCGGCATGGTGGAGCCGTCCCTATGAATATGAATGGGCCCGGCGGTTTGCACGTCCGGACGATGTGGTCCTTGATGCAGCCTGCGGCATCTCCCATCCGTTCAAATTCTGGCTTGCCGAACACTGCCGCGAGGTTCACGCCTGCGATTGGGATGAACGTATTTTGTCTGAAGAGGCAATCCGGCTGGATATTGCTGCTGATTTTGGCGAGCAAGCCGCTCAGGATCTGCCGGAATCAACTCTCGTCCGATTGCACCGTTCAAAGGCTAATCTGGCCCAGCTTCCGTATGAATCGGGTAAGTTTGATCGGGTGTTCTGTATTTCTGTACTGGAGCATCTGGATACAGGCACAATGCTGCGTGCATTTCGTGAATTCGCCCGGGTGCTGAAGCCAAACGGACAGTTGATCGCTACCTTCGATGTGCCCGAGATGCGGCCTGATCTACTGGAGACGATCATGGCGGTCACCGGACTAACCATTGAAGATAAGCTGAATGTGGAGGAGCCGGACGATGCTATCTGGTCAGACATGTACGGCACGCCAATCCGCTGTTTTCGCGCAGTGATATGCAAAGGTTGA
- a CDS encoding glycosyltransferase family 2 protein, whose translation MGLNSVGEVVMNVDTGISLCMIVKDEAGPLQRCLNAVRDVVDEIIVVDTGSVDDTIEIARRHGAIVIRTEWNGDFSEARNLSLAAATKPWILVLDADEVWIQTSQMKAELMQLLAASRDDVWGYWIQVTSLLGVSGEERVTDAVCRLFRNDPRIAFQGRIHEEIASSIVALAPQGVLHSGLEVIHYGYLEQVITTKNKGARNMQLIRSALNQEGDQPELLYALAAEWFQQAKYDEALRLLHPLLAQLTPECGYHSDLVLKTAYAWRESGSPERALAVVEAWAPVYEDFPDLLELGAVLELDQGREDVALDWLKQARSAASTANRYTSVSGAGTYRSLTLEGMAYDRAGRWAEAEAAYTAALGMQPGSVAAWQRLLLLAAATGRPHAIASAAARGSLPPAAWQVLIAAALAAHRPEWLLRHAAALATPLRAQPLAAGLALAQLGEDAAAWAALQPWAAHAQHGPEAALALWALGRKQPGGRNARAAARPAAALPAAAHAAEALLQRGATPGSNASARGCGSPSGGSPACGPPAPGGVLAAAQALASVGAWAAWLRLLQALLPRGALALLAALPPAARCGLLRAPASVREGLLALCGTPDGAQQPHADEVPAPERTAPERTAHALLAGTLALLAGRQNLAREWAGSAQLTARQPAATGRPATVIPPGLQTLLRLTTPGAASAKEYTNQCNMLLVHL comes from the coding sequence ATGGGGCTGAATTCCGTTGGTGAGGTGGTGATGAATGTGGACACAGGGATTAGCTTGTGCATGATCGTAAAGGATGAAGCCGGACCACTCCAGCGGTGTCTGAACGCAGTCAGGGATGTTGTAGATGAGATCATCGTCGTGGATACTGGATCGGTAGACGATACAATTGAAATTGCCCGCCGCCATGGTGCCATTGTAATTCGCACAGAATGGAACGGAGACTTCAGTGAAGCCCGTAATCTGTCGCTGGCTGCTGCTACGAAACCGTGGATTCTGGTGCTTGATGCAGATGAAGTATGGATACAGACCTCGCAGATGAAGGCAGAACTCATGCAGTTGTTAGCCGCGAGCAGAGATGATGTATGGGGGTACTGGATACAGGTCACGAGTCTGTTGGGTGTATCCGGTGAAGAGCGTGTGACAGATGCGGTGTGTCGTTTGTTCCGAAATGATCCCCGAATTGCCTTTCAGGGCAGAATTCATGAAGAAATAGCTTCTTCCATCGTGGCACTGGCTCCGCAAGGTGTGCTTCATTCTGGCCTCGAGGTCATTCATTACGGATACCTGGAGCAGGTGATTACTACCAAAAATAAAGGTGCACGAAATATGCAGTTGATTCGTTCCGCGTTAAATCAGGAGGGCGACCAACCGGAGTTGTTATATGCTCTGGCTGCCGAATGGTTTCAGCAAGCGAAGTATGATGAAGCACTCCGATTGTTGCACCCATTATTGGCACAGCTTACACCTGAGTGCGGATATCACTCGGATCTGGTGCTGAAAACGGCTTACGCTTGGCGAGAGAGTGGTAGCCCGGAGAGGGCGCTTGCTGTGGTGGAAGCATGGGCGCCCGTGTATGAGGATTTTCCGGATTTGTTGGAGCTTGGTGCTGTACTTGAACTGGATCAAGGGAGAGAGGATGTAGCCTTGGACTGGTTAAAACAGGCTAGATCCGCTGCTTCCACGGCCAACCGATATACGTCAGTCTCTGGTGCTGGAACCTATCGCAGCCTAACACTGGAAGGCATGGCATATGACCGAGCTGGCCGCTGGGCAGAGGCAGAAGCCGCATACACGGCGGCGCTGGGCATGCAACCCGGCAGCGTGGCTGCATGGCAGCGGCTGTTGTTGCTGGCCGCAGCCACAGGGAGGCCGCATGCCATCGCCAGCGCAGCCGCCCGGGGAAGCTTGCCGCCTGCGGCATGGCAAGTGCTGATCGCGGCCGCGCTGGCTGCGCATCGGCCGGAGTGGCTGCTGCGCCATGCGGCAGCACTTGCTACCCCGCTGCGGGCACAGCCGCTGGCCGCCGGGCTTGCACTGGCCCAGCTGGGCGAGGACGCCGCGGCATGGGCGGCATTGCAGCCCTGGGCGGCGCATGCGCAGCACGGGCCTGAGGCGGCGCTTGCGCTGTGGGCGCTGGGCCGCAAGCAGCCCGGCGGGCGCAACGCCCGAGCGGCGGCTCGCCCGGCGGCTGCGCTGCCCGCAGCGGCCCACGCCGCTGAGGCGTTGCTGCAGCGCGGCGCAACGCCCGGCAGCAACGCTTCGGCGCGCGGCTGCGGCAGCCCGTCCGGCGGCTCGCCTGCCTGCGGCCCGCCTGCTCCTGGCGGCGTGCTCGCCGCTGCGCAAGCGCTCGCCAGCGTTGGCGCCTGGGCCGCATGGCTGCGCCTGCTGCAGGCCCTGCTGCCTCGCGGTGCGCTGGCGTTGCTTGCAGCGCTTCCGCCTGCGGCACGCTGCGGGCTGCTGCGCGCACCCGCGAGCGTCCGCGAAGGGCTGCTGGCGCTATGCGGCACGCCTGACGGCGCGCAGCAGCCCCACGCGGACGAAGTGCCCGCCCCCGAGCGCACCGCCCCCGAGCGCACCGCTCACGCGCTCCTCGCGGGCACGCTCGCGCTGCTCGCCGGGCGGCAGAACCTGGCGCGTGAATGGGCTGGATCGGCCCAACTCACTGCCCGGCAACCTGCCGCCACAGGTCGCCCGGCGACAGTGATCCCGCCGGGCTTGCAAACCTTGCTGCGCCTGACAACACCCGGCGCAGCCTCTGCCAAAGAGTACACCAACCAGTGCAACATGCTACTGGTACACCTGTAA
- a CDS encoding glycosyltransferase, producing the protein MRAERISLCMIVKDEEELLPHCLASVQGAVDEVIVVDTGSSDRSAEIAQQYGAVVVAFEWCDDFAAARNAGLERASGDWILFLDADEALDRAAREQIRSWTTVSGCDGLFLNIHNYTGTGQQGVTVNPVLRLFRNAPEHRFEGRIHEQIAAAICRRNPEAAFHVTDMMIHHYGYQTAIVERKDKVNRNVRLLQQAVEEEPDQPFHHYNLGVEYLRVGEAERALETFGVARMGIDPAVTSYAHLLFKYEVRCLQHLNRWQEALDRIDAALELFPEYTDLMHHRGVCADALGDADRAELSLREAVRMGPPPPIYHTEEGIGTYQTWYTLGRLLEGKADLEGAVDAYVEAVRAKSSLLPPLYRIFRIMRVSGQEHQIPELVTERFALGSEEATHKVLGILEQSRCYEAALELLSGVSSQPSGEMRERLSVAEAMLHIQQGRWNKARLKLEPVKRKKGLLALISTRWLERLEWIEGKEVSGDDPLTLWLKRSSQEGAAVTNDEESTVQTGRTVGLRVAKKKDMNSSMDVTVAGTEYDGWQALGLMMEGCVQSGRWKELHNLIQMCRQQLAGDDLSVGENVRVEEEENLNENGMESFPGTSDTLAGTSWLVKGLVSAADHHLEIFAQRTNGQRHRCWPIVQHIRLELPGADGFES; encoded by the coding sequence TTGCGAGCGGAACGCATTTCCCTATGCATGATCGTGAAGGATGAAGAAGAGTTACTGCCTCACTGTCTTGCTAGTGTCCAGGGAGCGGTGGACGAGGTAATTGTCGTGGACACCGGTTCATCGGACCGCAGCGCGGAGATTGCACAGCAATATGGAGCGGTGGTTGTGGCATTTGAGTGGTGCGATGATTTTGCCGCAGCACGTAATGCTGGCCTGGAGCGGGCTTCCGGCGACTGGATTCTCTTTCTTGATGCGGACGAGGCGCTCGATAGGGCTGCGCGGGAGCAGATCAGAAGCTGGACGACGGTCAGCGGATGTGACGGATTGTTTTTAAACATTCATAACTATACAGGTACGGGTCAGCAGGGGGTTACCGTGAATCCGGTTTTACGTCTCTTTCGCAATGCCCCGGAGCATCGGTTCGAAGGTCGAATTCATGAGCAGATTGCGGCGGCGATTTGCCGTAGGAACCCAGAGGCTGCTTTTCATGTGACGGACATGATGATCCATCATTACGGATATCAGACGGCGATTGTGGAGCGCAAAGATAAAGTGAACCGCAATGTCCGCCTGCTGCAACAGGCAGTGGAGGAAGAGCCGGATCAGCCGTTCCATCACTATAATCTGGGCGTAGAATATCTGCGTGTGGGGGAAGCGGAGCGGGCATTGGAGACGTTTGGTGTGGCTCGGATGGGGATTGATCCAGCGGTGACCAGTTACGCACATTTGCTGTTCAAATATGAAGTTCGTTGTCTACAGCACCTGAATCGCTGGCAGGAGGCATTAGATCGCATTGATGCTGCGCTTGAACTCTTTCCAGAGTACACGGATCTGATGCATCATCGTGGAGTCTGTGCAGACGCATTGGGGGATGCTGATCGGGCAGAATTATCGCTGCGTGAAGCGGTTCGCATGGGGCCACCTCCACCCATATACCATACGGAAGAAGGCATCGGCACCTATCAGACGTGGTATACGTTAGGCCGATTACTGGAAGGAAAGGCTGATCTTGAAGGCGCGGTGGATGCTTATGTAGAAGCGGTGCGCGCCAAATCCAGTCTGTTACCGCCGCTCTATCGGATATTCCGAATTATGCGAGTCTCCGGACAGGAACATCAGATTCCAGAGCTGGTGACGGAGCGTTTTGCGCTCGGATCGGAAGAGGCTACACACAAAGTATTGGGCATTCTGGAGCAAAGTCGTTGTTATGAAGCGGCTCTGGAATTGTTATCGGGTGTATCTTCACAACCTTCCGGAGAGATGAGGGAGCGTTTGTCCGTGGCTGAAGCGATGCTCCACATCCAGCAGGGAAGATGGAACAAGGCGCGTCTGAAGCTGGAACCCGTGAAGCGGAAAAAAGGGCTGCTCGCACTGATATCTACCCGATGGCTTGAGCGTTTGGAATGGATCGAGGGGAAGGAAGTCAGCGGAGATGATCCATTGACGTTGTGGTTGAAGCGTAGTTCTCAGGAAGGTGCAGCAGTAACTAATGATGAGGAATCTACTGTGCAGACGGGGAGAACGGTTGGTCTGAGAGTGGCAAAGAAGAAGGATATGAACTCCAGCATGGACGTAACGGTTGCGGGAACAGAGTATGACGGCTGGCAGGCGCTCGGACTGATGATGGAAGGATGTGTACAGTCGGGGAGATGGAAAGAGCTGCATAATCTGATTCAGATGTGTCGGCAGCAATTGGCGGGAGATGATTTATCTGTTGGGGAGAACGTTCGAGTGGAAGAGGAAGAGAACTTGAATGAGAATGGAATGGAGTCGTTCCCTGGGACTTCGGATACCCTCGCGGGAACCAGTTGGCTGGTGAAGGGATTGGTTAGTGCTGCGGATCATCATCTGGAGATATTCGCCCAACGTACGAATGGACAGCGACACCGTTGTTGGCCAATTGTTCAGCATATTCGGCTTGAATTGCCAGGGGCGGATGGGTTCGAGAGTTGA
- a CDS encoding glycosyltransferase, translating into MQNRLLGIHMIVQNEEHHLARCLDSLKHIDTECFITDTGSSDRTTEIARTYGATVLHARWEDDFAHARNISLPLAGTEWVLCLDADEYVIQGLEELLSYLPKVHKSISRLRITIENRYGEGAEEKMISQPVRLFRANQGYRYVGRIHEQLVRSGPSRLVLNEAADGDKNEKYTDEENVLIETEPLAPLCLIHDGYLASTIVKEHKPRRNLKLIERELQDDPAQPFHLYNLAVTYCQLGQIEQAIEAFHESLRRTELLAPYRPTLVRDYAKTLVGSERYDEAHALLSVERQRYPSYADLHLLYGETLEQQGLEERAYQSFARATECLEVPDSDGQSDGGSTLDSPYVTEAGSDSYRAYTAMARLAQKRGFLNESAHLYGLALDSMFAYAPAWVGLADVLQQSGETDENIAETLLARCRGIEKSNHGNSIRGGMSHPSSVNNEAHLVHVIRILAGCGAYEQALKMLDTDACSARIQVADRIHWMLCANRVSEALQLAEEYWGAERMDEVNLGSEHRMDWALACWANGLRLTDTFLATTHSQEKTVWKVMDRLLDQLTKEPRSMEPASEEQKFMEWGPQAQMVAEQVVQQAIKTGQLTLAEQLHELREIMIREHRGKAVTVRREFASLLYRHGYTLVAANILIQCMTESELDAEGLFWLGETLYAKGYYDQALSLFEQALEREPDLQQARAGAAVCYLRIAMEVLRQELVRSPSAGALAAQHAALEQRLRTAEGISWRTIFHAKERRNQLASGTHFPMHDREG; encoded by the coding sequence TTGCAGAACCGTTTACTTGGAATTCATATGATTGTGCAAAATGAAGAACATCATCTAGCCCGCTGTCTCGACAGCTTGAAGCATATCGACACGGAATGCTTTATCACCGATACGGGCTCATCCGACCGTACGACCGAGATCGCCAGAACATACGGAGCGACGGTGTTGCATGCCCGCTGGGAGGATGATTTTGCCCATGCGCGGAATATCAGTTTGCCTCTGGCTGGCACCGAATGGGTCCTATGTCTGGATGCGGATGAGTACGTCATACAGGGGTTAGAAGAACTACTGAGCTATTTGCCCAAAGTCCATAAAAGCATTTCAAGATTACGCATTACTATAGAGAATCGATACGGTGAAGGGGCAGAGGAGAAGATGATCTCCCAACCGGTAAGACTGTTCCGTGCTAATCAAGGATATCGATATGTGGGACGCATCCATGAGCAGTTGGTTCGTAGCGGCCCGAGCAGGCTGGTCCTGAATGAGGCTGCTGATGGGGATAAGAACGAGAAATATACAGATGAAGAAAACGTATTGATCGAGACTGAACCGCTGGCTCCACTATGTCTCATTCATGATGGGTATCTGGCCTCCACGATTGTGAAGGAACATAAACCAAGACGTAATTTGAAGCTGATTGAGCGTGAACTTCAGGATGATCCTGCACAGCCTTTTCACCTGTACAATCTGGCAGTAACGTATTGCCAACTTGGTCAGATCGAACAGGCAATTGAAGCATTCCATGAATCGTTACGACGGACAGAGCTGCTCGCGCCATATCGCCCTACACTGGTTAGGGATTATGCGAAGACCCTTGTGGGATCGGAGCGCTACGACGAGGCGCATGCACTTCTGTCTGTGGAACGACAGCGTTATCCATCTTACGCGGATCTGCATCTGTTGTACGGTGAGACGTTGGAGCAGCAAGGTTTGGAGGAGCGTGCATATCAATCCTTTGCCCGAGCGACTGAGTGCCTGGAGGTGCCGGATAGTGATGGACAAAGTGATGGTGGTAGCACGTTAGATTCGCCATATGTAACGGAAGCCGGTTCTGATAGTTACAGAGCCTATACCGCGATGGCAAGACTTGCCCAGAAACGTGGATTCCTGAATGAGTCCGCACATCTGTACGGTCTGGCATTGGACAGCATGTTTGCATATGCTCCGGCATGGGTGGGGTTGGCAGATGTACTGCAACAATCGGGAGAAACAGATGAGAACATAGCAGAAACATTGCTCGCCAGATGCAGAGGGATTGAAAAGTCAAATCACGGTAATTCGATTCGGGGTGGAATGTCACATCCATCCTCCGTGAATAATGAGGCTCACCTAGTGCATGTGATTCGTATTCTTGCAGGCTGCGGGGCGTATGAGCAGGCGTTGAAAATGCTGGATACAGATGCGTGTAGTGCTCGTATTCAAGTAGCTGATCGAATACATTGGATGTTATGTGCGAATAGGGTTTCGGAAGCATTGCAACTGGCGGAAGAATACTGGGGCGCAGAGCGTATGGATGAAGTCAACTTGGGGTCTGAACACAGAATGGATTGGGCGCTGGCTTGCTGGGCCAACGGATTACGATTAACGGATACATTCCTTGCAACTACGCATTCACAGGAAAAGACGGTTTGGAAGGTCATGGATCGTCTGCTGGATCAGTTGACCAAAGAGCCGCGAAGCATGGAACCTGCGTCAGAAGAACAGAAGTTTATGGAGTGGGGTCCGCAGGCACAGATGGTGGCGGAGCAGGTTGTACAGCAGGCGATAAAGACTGGACAGCTTACGCTTGCTGAGCAACTGCATGAGCTGCGAGAAATCATGATACGTGAGCATCGGGGAAAGGCAGTAACGGTCCGGCGGGAGTTTGCAAGTCTGCTGTATCGCCACGGATATACCTTGGTAGCCGCGAATATCCTGATTCAGTGCATGACCGAGAGTGAGCTGGATGCCGAAGGGTTATTCTGGCTGGGTGAAACACTGTATGCCAAAGGGTATTATGATCAGGCATTGTCTCTGTTCGAGCAGGCTCTGGAGCGCGAGCCTGATCTGCAACAGGCCAGAGCTGGTGCAGCAGTATGTTACTTGCGGATAGCAATGGAGGTACTTCGACAGGAATTGGTTCGCTCCCCGTCGGCAGGGGCACTCGCGGCACAACATGCTGCACTGGAACAAAGGCTGCGGACGGCCGAAGGTATCTCATGGCGCACGATTTTCCATGCGAAGGAAAGGAGGAATCAACTTGCGAGCGGAACGCATTTCCCTATGCATGATCGTGAAGGATGA